The Bradyrhizobium guangxiense genomic sequence GACGTAGCCGAATTCGCGTAGTCCTTGATCAAAGGCTTTTAGAGCTGCGCGCGCCTCGGGAGACTCGATCGAACCCGTCACCAGGAACCCAATGCGAGGTACGTTCTTGGGCTGCTGCGCCCAGACCCCGAGCGGCCAAGCTGCCGCTCCACCAATAACACCAAGAAGTTCTCGTCGCTTCATGGGTCTCACTCGTGTTCGGGAAGCAACATCATATCGGCGAAAACGAGTACATTGATAGTGCGGAAACCAGCTGCGCGACCGTAAATTAGGTTCGCGGACGTCCGAACTAGGTCACAAGCGGTCATCGAGCCTGCGCCAGCCCGGCGTCCGGTTATCCGCGACAGCGGACATGGCAATGGGCGCCTCGGTCTTCGGCTAAGGGCCAACAGCGGTCATCGTAGCAGCTTGACTGCGAAAAGAATGTGGCGGCTATTAACAGCGGCGGTCTCCTCGTTTTCATCGATGGAAACAGTCGATGCCGATCGAACGTGTGAAGACACTTGTCGTGGGCGGTGGCCAAGCCGGGCTGGCCATGAGCCACATGCTGACGAAACTCGACTGCCCTCATCTCGTGCTTGAGCGCAGCCGGATCGCCAAGCGCTGGCGAACCGAACGGTGGGACGGCCCGCGTTTTCAATTTCCGAACTGGTCCGTGCAATTGCCGGACTTTCCGTTCGCTCACACAGATCCCGACGGTTTCGCAACCAGTAGCGAGATTGTTGAGTTCATCTCAGCGTATGCTGACTTTATCGCAGCCCCAATTCGCTGCGGGGTGTCCGTTGATGCGCTCCATAGAAAGCAAAGCGGGACCGGCTTCGTTGCCGAGACGTCGGGCGGCCCGATTGAAGCTGATAATGTTGTTGTGGCCACCGGCCCCTATCAGCGACCTCTTATCCCATCTTTGTTGCAGGAAGAGGCTGACGTTTTTCAGCTGCATGCTAGCCAATACAGAAGCCCCGACCAACTTCCGTCGGGCGCGGTGCTGGTGGTTGGCTCGGGCGCTTCAGGTGCACAGATTACCGAAGAGCTTTCGGCGCTTCTTGGGCTTATGTCCGACATCGGTCACTAGCCGTCGACGATAGCCAAGCGGCGCACCTTCCGGTTTGCTCTCTGAAGCTGCCGTTGACGACTACACGTCCTACGGGTGAAACTCGGCATTCCGGCCCAAGCTGCCACTGCCCGTCGTGCAAAACAACCGATCATTTCCGCCGCGCGCACTGTCAAGCCCCATCTCGCAAAATATTCCACTTTACCGAAATTCGGATTTGTCGTACGCACGAAACACCCTGGCCTGAGACAAGGGGCGGATCGCGATCGTCACGAACCGCAGGCCGGGGAGCGATGGACGCGACGGCGTCGGGCGCAATCGGGCATTGTAGGGCGGCTTCGGCTGTGAGCAACGACCATCGCGCGAACGACACGGCGCTGACAGCGTCTTCGCATGGCTTCGGGGGCGAGCACACGCCACCCCTCGAAGCGACATGCGAGGACGTGCGCGGACGGGAGAAGTCGTGTGGTCCCGACGCCCGGGGTCTGTGCGTCAAGGCTTGCGGTGATGCGGCGGTCCGACCGGACACGTACATCAGCCATCCGCAAGCCGACGGGGGCAATAGTGCAACGCTCCCCGAGGAGAGCACGAAGGACACCGTTAAACCCATTCGCGCAGGGAAGGCCGGGCGACCGGCAACACCTGTGGTCCACCCCGTGTGCATTTCTGTCGCGCACGGATCTCGGGTGCCAGCCGGCGCCCGGCCTTTCCTGCGCCCTTGTCTTTTGGGCGCGGCATATGAAGCAAAACTCGGGCGAGACGCGCCGCGAGAAGGCGAACCTGCGTCTGCTGTTTGACATGCGAGTTCGAGAGCAATACCCCCGCCGCTTGCTCCGTCATTGTGGCTACTTCATCATCATCCGTGCAATCGCCTCGCCGATTACCACCGTGGTGAAATGCGTATTGGCGCGGCAGTCGGACGGCATGATCGAGGCGTCGGCGACGCGCAGGCCGGAGATGCCTTTCACGGTGCCGTCGGGATTGACCACGCCATCGGCGTCACCAGCGCCGCTCATGCGGCAGCTGCCGGCGGCGTGCTGGATGTCGCCGGTCTCGCGGCGCAGCACCGCGTCGAGCTCGTGATCCGGCAGGCTGGCGGCCTGCGGCAGCGTCAGATCGGTGTCGGCGAGCCGGATCCAGTCGGCGATATCAGACAGCGCCGGCTGCGACGTGATCACCGCGAGCCGCCTCACCGCATCCATCATCCGCAGCATGTCGCGGGGGTCGGCGAGCATGTTCTCCTCGACGAGGGGATCGATCGCGGGATCGGTCGAGGCCAATTTGAGCGTACCGCGCGAATAGGCGTTGAACAGCCCGGCCCCGATCGCCCCGGCATTGCCGATGCCACGATGATTGAAGGCGATCAGGATCATGTCGCGCTTGCCGCCATCGGCGAGCCCCGAGGAATAAGTCACGCAGCAGTTGGTGTGACGGGTGTCCGGATCCGTGGGCCGCAGATTCTCGTGGAGCTGAATCGTGGCGCGAAACAGCGGATGGTCGAAAAAGTGGCGGCCGACCGGCAGATCGCGCGCGACCGCAATGCCCATCGCTTGCAGCTCCTCCGCAGGACCAATGCCCGAGCGCAGCAGGATCGCCGGACTGTGGATCGCGCCGGCGCACAGCACGATCTGCCGCGCGCTGATCTCATGGGTGCCCTGCCCTTCGATGTGAACGCGAACGCCGGTTGCCCTTCCATCGCTGATCAGGACACGGTCGACCAGCGCGTGGCCGCGGATCTCCAGATTGGCGCGGCCGCGCGCCGGC encodes the following:
- a CDS encoding flavin-containing monooxygenase, with product MPIERVKTLVVGGGQAGLAMSHMLTKLDCPHLVLERSRIAKRWRTERWDGPRFQFPNWSVQLPDFPFAHTDPDGFATSSEIVEFISAYADFIAAPIRCGVSVDALHRKQSGTGFVAETSGGPIEADNVVVATGPYQRPLIPSLLQEEADVFQLHASQYRSPDQLPSGAVLVVGSGASGAQITEELSALLGLMSDIGH
- a CDS encoding GMC family oxidoreductase, with amino-acid sequence MYDVIVVGGGSAGAAVAARLSEDPARRVLLLEAGLDWRADEAPWEVRTPNPIPIIHKREYQEKWQWPDLLTRRVAGQAPRFYWRGKGLGGSSMMNGQIAIRGVADAFDEWAANGCAGWAAREVMPLFSVIEDDLEFGDAAGHGSGGPLPVYRAPPEKWGPIDRGLRDAALASGYPWCADLNGPDGEGVACYPINSRDSRRISTNEGYLEPARGRANLEIRGHALVDRVLISDGRATGVRVHIEGQGTHEISARQIVLCAGAIHSPAILLRSGIGPAEELQAMGIAVARDLPVGRHFFDHPLFRATIQLHENLRPTDPDTRHTNCCVTYSSGLADGGKRDMILIAFNHRGIGNAGAIGAGLFNAYSRGTLKLASTDPAIDPLVEENMLADPRDMLRMMDAVRRLAVITSQPALSDIADWIRLADTDLTLPQAASLPDHELDAVLRRETGDIQHAAGSCRMSGAGDADGVVNPDGTVKGISGLRVADASIMPSDCRANTHFTTVVIGEAIARMMMK